The proteins below are encoded in one region of Apium graveolens cultivar Ventura chromosome 4, ASM990537v1, whole genome shotgun sequence:
- the LOC141720438 gene encoding uncharacterized protein LOC141720438 isoform X4: protein MEVHNNPEHGHTDVYLEWIHLAIGMITKEFLDWLVKKISMLTSGGSRISVGLSKQSFTYGGVASNGFSNARSMSNIFQAQWRTRSLHKVL, encoded by the exons ATGGAAGTTCATAATAATCCTGAACATGGACATACAGATGTTTATTTG GAATGGATTCACCTAGCGATTGGAATGATCACCAAAGAATTTTTGGACTGGTTGGTCAAGAAAATCAGTATGCT GACATCTGGAGGGTCAAGGATTAGTGTTGGACTGAGCAAGCAATCTTTTACTTATGGCGGTGTTGCATCAAATGGTTTTTCTAATGCAAGATCCATGTCAAATATTTTCCAG GCTCAATGGAGGACGAGATCTCTCCACAAGGTCTTGTGA
- the LOC141720438 gene encoding uncharacterized protein LOC141720438 isoform X3, translated as MDIQMFIWACITLLPTIWGISVHEWIHLAIGMITKEFLDWLVKKISMLTSGGSRISVGLSKQSFTYGGVASNGFSNARSMSNIFQAQWRTRSLHKVL; from the exons ATGGACATACAGATGTTTATTTG GGCTTGTATCACCCTTCTGCCAACAATTTGGGGTATATCAGTACAT GAATGGATTCACCTAGCGATTGGAATGATCACCAAAGAATTTTTGGACTGGTTGGTCAAGAAAATCAGTATGCT GACATCTGGAGGGTCAAGGATTAGTGTTGGACTGAGCAAGCAATCTTTTACTTATGGCGGTGTTGCATCAAATGGTTTTTCTAATGCAAGATCCATGTCAAATATTTTCCAG GCTCAATGGAGGACGAGATCTCTCCACAAGGTCTTGTGA
- the LOC141720438 gene encoding uncharacterized protein LOC141720438 isoform X1 gives MDIQMFICFKECITVEPQSLLFSRACITLLPTIWGISVHEWIHLAIGMITKEFLDWLVKKISMLTSGGSRISVGLSKQSFTYGGVASNGFSNARSMSNIFQAQWRTRSLHKVL, from the exons ATGGACATACAGATGTTTATTTG TTTTAAGGAATGTATAACAGTGGAGCCTCAGAGTTTGCTGTTCAGCAGGGCTTGTATCACCCTTCTGCCAACAATTTGGGGTATATCAGTACAT GAATGGATTCACCTAGCGATTGGAATGATCACCAAAGAATTTTTGGACTGGTTGGTCAAGAAAATCAGTATGCT GACATCTGGAGGGTCAAGGATTAGTGTTGGACTGAGCAAGCAATCTTTTACTTATGGCGGTGTTGCATCAAATGGTTTTTCTAATGCAAGATCCATGTCAAATATTTTCCAG GCTCAATGGAGGACGAGATCTCTCCACAAGGTCTTGTGA
- the LOC141720438 gene encoding uncharacterized protein LOC141720438 isoform X2 yields the protein MDIQMFICRACITLLPTIWGISVHEWIHLAIGMITKEFLDWLVKKISMLTSGGSRISVGLSKQSFTYGGVASNGFSNARSMSNIFQAQWRTRSLHKVL from the exons ATGGACATACAGATGTTTATTTG CAGGGCTTGTATCACCCTTCTGCCAACAATTTGGGGTATATCAGTACAT GAATGGATTCACCTAGCGATTGGAATGATCACCAAAGAATTTTTGGACTGGTTGGTCAAGAAAATCAGTATGCT GACATCTGGAGGGTCAAGGATTAGTGTTGGACTGAGCAAGCAATCTTTTACTTATGGCGGTGTTGCATCAAATGGTTTTTCTAATGCAAGATCCATGTCAAATATTTTCCAG GCTCAATGGAGGACGAGATCTCTCCACAAGGTCTTGTGA